From a single Nissabacter sp. SGAir0207 genomic region:
- a CDS encoding LysR substrate-binding domain-containing protein — MSLPPLYALRAFEAAARLNSFSKAAEFLNITPGAVSRHIRTLEAWFDCELFKRNGPRVSVNEAGCALAGQLTEGFMSIERACNAFRSHSKFLRLKAPSTLTMRWLLNVLNDFRKNHTTPGIEITSVWMDKDEVDFNREPYDCAILLGNGHFGEGTESRLLFSEWFIPVCSPAMLISAQNSLPDCDLIHPSPDRRDWRRWLKKTGRFKELSISGGKVFDTLEQGNLAALSGHGVSVGDLLLSTEAIRSGLLTLPFPEAVATGDGYYLVWPENSAIKQNVETLLNWLTRHIPLLPEENLIYYPTDENKISCARLA; from the coding sequence ATGTCGTTACCACCACTCTATGCATTGCGCGCGTTTGAAGCTGCAGCGCGGTTGAACTCATTCAGTAAAGCTGCAGAATTTCTCAATATTACGCCGGGTGCGGTCAGCCGGCATATTCGTACGCTTGAAGCGTGGTTTGACTGTGAGCTTTTCAAGCGAAATGGGCCACGTGTCAGCGTGAACGAGGCGGGATGTGCCCTTGCTGGTCAGCTTACCGAGGGTTTTATGAGCATAGAGCGGGCCTGTAATGCCTTCAGAAGTCACAGCAAGTTTCTGCGCCTGAAAGCGCCCTCAACGCTTACCATGCGTTGGCTTCTTAACGTGCTGAATGATTTTCGCAAGAACCATACAACCCCAGGGATTGAGATAACCAGTGTCTGGATGGACAAAGATGAGGTAGATTTCAATCGCGAGCCTTATGACTGCGCAATCTTGCTGGGTAATGGGCATTTTGGGGAGGGTACAGAGAGCCGACTGCTGTTCAGCGAGTGGTTTATTCCGGTCTGTTCTCCAGCGATGCTCATCAGCGCACAAAATTCTCTTCCGGATTGCGACCTTATCCATCCGTCTCCAGACCGTCGTGACTGGCGCAGATGGCTCAAGAAAACCGGGCGTTTCAAGGAACTCAGTATCAGTGGCGGGAAGGTATTCGATACCCTGGAACAGGGAAATCTTGCCGCCCTGAGCGGACATGGCGTCTCTGTAGGTGATCTGCTTCTGAGCACTGAGGCAATAAGAAGTGGCCTGCTTACTCTTCCTTTTCCAGAGGCTGTGGCAACCGGAGACGGATATTATCTGGTGTGGCCAGAAAATTCTGCCATAAAGCAAAACGTTGAAACCCTGCTGAACTGGCTTACACGCCATATTCCCCTGCTTCCTGAGGAGAATTTGATTTACTATCCTACCGATGAAAATAAGATTTCATGCGCAAGGCTAGCTTAA
- a CDS encoding AraC family transcriptional regulator, whose protein sequence is MTERHNITSEIAGQISRYTHKTGETKTPLEDLSFFRRDSPALPEICMLEPSVVFVMQGEKKMWLGNQSFAYDSSRFLVTSLALPANGEVMLASREKPCLGLTFKIDLRIMAELMVQSDHPHKKSKNGGSGLGLGTVTPAILKPVQRLIETLGEPEAIPVIAPLVRREIHYRLLMSDQADKIRQIVSVESQAYRIAKATDWLRCNFFRPVRIDELAAYVHMSTPAFHLHFRQLTQMSPLQYQKWLRLSEAKRLMLNEQYDVTRAAYKVGYESPSQFSREYSRLFGSSPKKDIGLLRSLE, encoded by the coding sequence ATGACGGAACGTCACAACATAACGTCAGAAATTGCGGGTCAAATATCCAGATATACCCATAAAACCGGTGAAACCAAAACCCCATTAGAAGACCTCTCTTTTTTTCGCCGGGATTCACCCGCTTTGCCGGAAATATGTATGCTTGAACCCAGCGTCGTTTTCGTGATGCAGGGTGAAAAGAAAATGTGGCTGGGCAATCAGAGCTTCGCTTATGACTCATCCCGTTTTCTGGTCACGTCGCTGGCACTGCCGGCAAATGGAGAAGTTATGCTGGCGAGCAGGGAAAAACCTTGTCTGGGCCTCACTTTCAAAATTGATTTAAGAATTATGGCTGAGCTTATGGTCCAGTCAGATCATCCCCATAAAAAGTCAAAAAATGGCGGTTCCGGGCTTGGGCTGGGCACGGTGACGCCGGCAATACTGAAACCCGTCCAGCGGCTTATTGAAACTCTAGGTGAACCGGAAGCCATACCTGTCATTGCACCGCTGGTACGGCGTGAAATTCACTACCGATTGCTGATGAGCGACCAGGCAGATAAAATCCGGCAGATAGTATCTGTCGAGAGTCAGGCGTACCGCATTGCGAAAGCCACTGACTGGCTGCGATGTAATTTTTTCCGACCAGTGCGAATTGATGAGCTTGCTGCTTACGTTCATATGAGTACCCCCGCATTTCATCTTCACTTTAGACAGCTAACGCAGATGAGTCCCCTTCAATATCAAAAATGGCTGAGACTGAGCGAAGCAAAACGGTTGATGCTAAATGAGCAATACGATGTAACACGCGCCGCATACAAAGTGGGTTATGAAAGTCCATCACAGTTCAGCAGAGAGTACAGCAGGCTGTTTGGCTCTTCTCCTAAAAAAGATATAGGCCTGTTACGTTCGCTTGAGTAA
- a CDS encoding PP2C family serine/threonine-protein phosphatase, producing the protein MNITIASTSQRGSRATNQDQTGEVIGQRSACFVVCDGIAGLPGGEVAARIARDAILAQFDGEQHLDAQSIRRYVTGANAAIRRRQREDATLAKMGTTLVSLFIDRDYSLAYWAHAGDSRLYLFRRGYLSEVTTDHSLVQQMKDAGFSTQGINGNLLYFALGLDEARDASYSDVLQLEDGDVFLLCTDGFWHSFTEAELEQSLHMVNSPNEWIALMDRARQNENNSDNYSAIAVWVGSPQETTLMHSFPDAGRFMPSKRG; encoded by the coding sequence ATGAATATAACGATCGCCTCCACCTCGCAGCGCGGCAGCCGTGCCACCAATCAAGACCAGACCGGTGAGGTGATTGGCCAGCGCTCTGCCTGCTTTGTGGTGTGTGACGGCATCGCTGGCCTGCCCGGCGGTGAGGTGGCGGCCAGGATCGCGCGGGACGCCATTCTGGCGCAGTTTGATGGCGAGCAGCATCTGGATGCCCAGAGCATCCGCCGCTACGTGACCGGGGCCAACGCCGCCATCCGCCGTCGCCAGCGCGAAGACGCCACGCTGGCGAAGATGGGCACCACGCTGGTCAGCTTGTTCATCGATCGCGACTACTCGCTGGCCTACTGGGCGCACGCGGGCGACAGCCGACTCTACCTGTTCCGCCGTGGCTACCTGTCGGAGGTGACCACCGACCACAGTCTGGTGCAGCAGATGAAGGACGCCGGTTTCTCCACGCAGGGGATCAATGGCAACCTGCTCTACTTCGCGCTGGGGCTGGATGAGGCGCGGGACGCCAGCTACAGCGACGTGCTGCAACTGGAGGATGGCGACGTGTTCCTGCTCTGCACCGACGGCTTCTGGCACAGCTTCACCGAGGCGGAGCTGGAGCAGTCGCTGCACATGGTCAACTCGCCCAATGAGTGGATTGCGTTGATGGATCGCGCCCGGCAGAACGAAAACAACAGTGATAACTACAGTGCCATTGCCGTTTGGGTCGGCTCCCCACAGGAGACCACCCTGATGCACTCCTTTCCGGATGCCGGCCGCTTTATGCCGTCGAAACGGGGTTGA
- a CDS encoding nuclear transport factor 2 family protein — protein MTDKTENKDSGMAVVQRLYEAFVQGDASLIMEQLHESLEWNESDNFMLAVGNPYRTPQAVADGVFRRLATEIQDYQATPTEIFDAGDVVVAIGRSKGTMVATGKPFNAQYAHIWRVQDGKIIGFRQIIDTHEVWRAQQTS, from the coding sequence ATGACAGATAAAACGGAAAATAAAGACAGCGGCATGGCGGTAGTGCAGCGGTTATATGAGGCATTTGTTCAAGGCGATGCATCCTTGATTATGGAGCAGCTACACGAGTCCCTGGAGTGGAATGAGTCTGACAACTTCATGCTGGCTGTGGGTAACCCCTATCGAACGCCTCAGGCGGTAGCCGACGGCGTGTTCCGGCGCCTTGCAACTGAGATCCAAGATTATCAGGCAACCCCCACCGAAATCTTCGATGCAGGAGACGTAGTGGTCGCGATCGGGCGCTCCAAAGGGACCATGGTAGCAACTGGCAAGCCTTTCAACGCCCAATATGCTCATATCTGGCGAGTGCAAGATGGTAAGATCATCGGCTTTCGGCAGATTATTGATACGCACGAAGTCTGGCGGGCGCAGCAGACAAGCTAA
- a CDS encoding type VI secretion system-associated protein yields the protein MSGVVALLAVPAAQAQDYRLAYSPSLKLEIYIDDVKSNQPEDWCQPTLPLRIVSLESKDPAVLNDFLPRVGTLIEKQCTETTHLAFTLNNKEGARLAQGDALKSGEWQPVVLPDAAAGPAVPGAPADGQTPITFSLPNGCHIRTFWDAERDGSAMFIPSGDSVTCTPDGWMTDRSEVSVTPSASAAPTPLTFYRGFPLANLNPTSAALAVVSADNRQMLLSNSEKAPDSFLLLPFDPALHAWRFDGRVVLQISRKEAADPDTLKQAMGLAQAAYLPLLPQTSTALTFLLVEKVSPEMRDPAAAAYRTVN from the coding sequence ATGTCAGGAGTTGTCGCCTTGCTGGCCGTGCCAGCCGCGCAGGCGCAGGATTACCGTCTGGCTTACTCGCCCAGCCTGAAGCTGGAGATCTACATCGATGACGTCAAGAGCAACCAGCCGGAAGATTGGTGCCAGCCGACGCTGCCGCTGCGGATCGTCTCGCTGGAGAGCAAAGACCCGGCGGTGCTGAACGACTTCCTGCCGCGCGTCGGCACCCTGATTGAGAAGCAGTGTACCGAGACCACCCACCTCGCCTTCACCCTGAATAATAAGGAGGGCGCACGGCTGGCACAGGGCGATGCGCTGAAGAGCGGCGAGTGGCAGCCGGTGGTGCTGCCCGATGCCGCCGCTGGCCCGGCAGTGCCCGGCGCGCCAGCCGATGGTCAGACGCCCATTACCTTCTCCCTGCCGAACGGCTGCCATATCCGCACCTTCTGGGACGCCGAACGCGACGGCAGTGCGATGTTCATCCCAAGCGGCGATAGCGTCACCTGCACCCCGGATGGCTGGATGACCGATCGCAGCGAGGTCAGCGTGACCCCCTCCGCCAGCGCCGCGCCAACGCCCCTGACCTTCTACCGCGGTTTCCCGCTCGCCAACCTCAACCCAACCAGCGCCGCGCTGGCGGTGGTGAGCGCCGACAACCGCCAGATGCTGCTCTCCAACAGTGAGAAGGCACCGGACAGCTTCCTGCTGCTGCCGTTTGACCCGGCGCTGCACGCCTGGCGCTTTGATGGCCGCGTGGTGTTGCAGATCAGCCGCAAAGAGGCCGCCGATCCGGACACGCTGAAGCAGGCGATGGGGCTGGCGCAGGCCGCCTACCTGCCGCTGCTGCCCCAGACCAGCACTGCCCTGACCTTCCTGCTAGTGGAGAAGGTCAGCCCTGAAATGCGCGACCCGGCCGCTGCGGCCTATCGTACGGTTAACTAA
- a CDS encoding glucose 1-dehydrogenase: MKPVYDFKGQVALVTGASQGIGLAAVNAYAAAGAAVVLVDLQEEKIQAVADEINQCGGKALAIVCDVSDEAQIAAAVKKAVATFGQLDMAFNNAGVQAPACDFADQPSDDFDRVIAINLRGIWASMKHELRQMRAQGCGAIVNMSSVGGLVAQVDLAAYNASKHGVIGLTKSAALRYARQNVRINCICPSTIETPMVKAMLETQPEAMDDIMRLQVIGRLGKPEEVAQAVLWLSSSGASFVHGVSLPVDGGFTAN; encoded by the coding sequence ATGAAACCCGTTTATGATTTTAAAGGGCAGGTTGCCTTAGTGACCGGTGCCAGTCAGGGAATTGGTCTGGCCGCAGTGAACGCCTATGCAGCAGCAGGCGCGGCCGTTGTTCTGGTCGACCTGCAGGAAGAGAAAATTCAGGCGGTCGCGGACGAAATCAATCAGTGTGGAGGCAAAGCTTTGGCCATTGTCTGCGACGTCAGTGATGAAGCACAGATTGCCGCCGCCGTTAAAAAAGCGGTTGCGACATTTGGTCAGCTTGATATGGCATTCAATAATGCTGGCGTTCAGGCACCAGCATGTGATTTTGCAGATCAGCCATCAGATGACTTTGACCGTGTCATCGCAATCAATCTGCGTGGGATATGGGCATCAATGAAACATGAACTTAGGCAAATGCGTGCCCAGGGCTGCGGCGCTATCGTTAATATGTCTTCAGTGGGTGGACTTGTGGCTCAGGTTGACCTGGCCGCTTACAACGCGAGTAAACACGGCGTCATCGGCCTGACAAAAAGCGCGGCTCTCCGCTATGCACGTCAAAATGTACGCATTAACTGCATCTGTCCGAGTACCATTGAAACGCCGATGGTTAAAGCCATGCTTGAGACGCAGCCGGAAGCTATGGACGATATTATGCGCCTGCAGGTTATAGGCCGTCTGGGTAAGCCCGAGGAAGTCGCGCAGGCCGTTTTATGGCTGTCCAGCTCTGGCGCCTCTTTTGTTCATGGGGTCTCTCTGCCAGTAGACGGCGGCTTTACTGCAAACTAA
- a CDS encoding esterase-like activity of phytase family protein — protein MNIKAISLVIGCALSSSTLAAQPQVERYIVSFPEGTRVNYNGAFASAFPNGLPMGIGSGLLFTGKQGDAFTFATVTDRGPNADSPDMGKREAKIFVTPEFAPLLMNIRVQNGKAEATDVRPLHDDKGNINGLPLQDGVIGSTNEIALSDTLKVLHGDNRGLDTEGITPDGKGGYWLCDEYGPFLINVDARGKILTIHGPQAAEGEKSIAGGLPNVLKWRQPNRGFEGLTRMPDGRIIAAVQSTLDIDGKSKKQARFTRLLSFDPATGKTAMYGYPIDSAAYGKNSDAKIGDIVALDNQHILLIEQGSDKDDAMRNLIYKVDLSPATELSAFDKPDEYPEFDDENALAQRGIKLAAKTLVVDLRQLGWQQEKAEGLALIDNKTLAVTNDNDFGVRTVMQNPVEGKKRKDYRVTEQGTLTVDDKPVATTIGIKPLEKPESDSELWIVTLAAPLK, from the coding sequence ATGAATATAAAAGCGATTTCTCTGGTTATCGGCTGTGCGCTCTCTTCATCAACGCTGGCGGCGCAGCCGCAGGTCGAGCGCTATATCGTCAGTTTCCCCGAAGGTACGCGCGTCAACTACAACGGCGCGTTTGCCAGTGCGTTTCCAAATGGTTTGCCGATGGGGATCGGCTCCGGTTTGCTGTTTACCGGCAAGCAGGGGGATGCGTTCACCTTCGCCACCGTCACCGATCGCGGGCCGAATGCTGACTCGCCTGATATGGGTAAGAGAGAGGCAAAAATTTTCGTCACGCCAGAGTTCGCCCCGCTGCTGATGAATATTCGGGTGCAGAACGGCAAAGCGGAGGCCACGGATGTCCGGCCATTGCATGACGATAAGGGCAATATTAACGGATTGCCGCTGCAGGATGGCGTCATCGGATCAACCAATGAAATCGCGCTCAGCGATACGTTGAAAGTGCTGCATGGCGATAACCGCGGTCTGGATACGGAAGGTATTACGCCGGACGGCAAGGGAGGGTATTGGCTGTGCGATGAGTATGGCCCGTTCCTGATTAACGTTGATGCGCGCGGCAAGATCCTGACAATTCACGGGCCGCAGGCCGCTGAAGGGGAGAAATCCATCGCGGGCGGTCTGCCGAACGTTCTCAAATGGCGTCAGCCAAACCGTGGATTTGAAGGGCTCACCCGTATGCCTGACGGGCGTATCATCGCCGCGGTGCAGAGCACGCTGGATATCGACGGTAAAAGTAAAAAGCAGGCGCGCTTTACCCGCCTGCTGAGTTTTGACCCGGCGACCGGGAAAACCGCGATGTATGGTTACCCTATCGACAGTGCCGCTTACGGTAAAAACAGCGACGCAAAAATTGGCGATATCGTGGCGCTCGACAATCAGCATATCCTGCTGATTGAACAGGGCAGCGACAAAGACGATGCGATGCGCAACCTTATCTATAAGGTGGATCTTAGCCCGGCTACTGAGTTGAGCGCGTTTGATAAACCTGACGAGTATCCGGAGTTTGACGACGAGAACGCGCTGGCGCAGCGCGGCATTAAGCTCGCCGCCAAAACGCTGGTGGTCGATTTACGTCAACTCGGCTGGCAGCAAGAGAAGGCCGAAGGTCTGGCGCTGATCGACAATAAAACGCTGGCCGTCACCAATGACAATGACTTCGGCGTGAGAACGGTCATGCAAAATCCGGTTGAAGGTAAGAAGCGTAAGGATTATCGGGTGACCGAACAGGGGACGCTTACGGTAGATGATAAGCCGGTTGCAACGACCATCGGCATAAAGCCGCTGGAGAAACCTGAGTCGGACAGCGAGTTGTGGATTGTCACGCTGGCGGCACCGCTGAAATAA
- a CDS encoding serine/threonine-protein kinase, with translation MSGIEQSQRPSNSLPVGYRFREFEILEVIGEGGFGIVYRAYDHQLERVIAIKEYMPTKLAQRNEDLSVGVRSDRFSKTFQAGLHSFIQEARLLARFSHPGLLHVLRFWEENGTAYMGTQFYTGSSLKNLKTQQPEVMDEAWIRQLLPPLFSAIRTIHQEGYLHRDISLDNIQIQENQLPVLLDFGSARKEIGNLSDETEVMLKPGFAPIEQYMEESDGEQGPWTDIYALGAVLHTLIADAPPPVSVVRSIEDSYVPLVQRRPAGYSLGLLQVVDHALALKPEDRPQSIDQMAAELELPVTEVNEIASSPMTAPAAVLNAAHPAAAAAVPVAEVVAANQSRASRPWLVLVAGGLVLAAVVAAIAWLATGSGDAQDPATVDNRAPAPAALAPATDSGDGPASSATAPAAPGTPLAQVYFRLQPDEQVLLNGQPQEVKINTSGFAMLFLPAGHYQLEIRAGTQPRGSQTLEIDRAGTWLIAPKGGR, from the coding sequence ATGTCGGGAATTGAACAGAGTCAGCGCCCCTCCAACAGCCTGCCGGTAGGCTACCGTTTCCGGGAGTTTGAGATTTTGGAGGTGATTGGCGAGGGCGGCTTCGGCATTGTCTACCGCGCCTACGATCACCAGCTGGAGCGGGTGATCGCCATCAAGGAGTACATGCCGACCAAGCTGGCGCAGCGCAACGAGGATCTGAGCGTAGGCGTGCGCAGTGACCGCTTTAGCAAGACCTTCCAGGCCGGGCTGCACAGCTTTATCCAGGAGGCACGCCTGCTGGCGCGTTTCTCCCACCCCGGCCTGCTGCATGTGTTGCGCTTCTGGGAGGAGAACGGCACCGCCTATATGGGCACCCAGTTCTATACCGGCTCCAGCCTGAAGAACCTGAAGACGCAGCAACCGGAGGTGATGGACGAGGCGTGGATCCGCCAGCTGCTGCCGCCGCTGTTCAGCGCCATCCGCACCATCCATCAGGAGGGTTACCTGCACCGCGATATCTCGCTGGACAATATCCAGATTCAGGAGAACCAGTTGCCGGTGCTGCTCGATTTTGGCTCGGCGCGCAAGGAGATTGGCAACCTCTCTGACGAGACCGAGGTGATGCTGAAGCCGGGCTTCGCGCCGATTGAGCAGTATATGGAGGAGAGCGACGGCGAGCAGGGGCCGTGGACGGACATTTACGCGCTGGGCGCGGTGCTGCATACGCTGATTGCTGACGCGCCGCCGCCGGTGAGCGTGGTGCGCAGCATTGAGGACAGTTACGTACCGCTGGTGCAGCGCCGACCCGCTGGCTATTCACTGGGGCTGTTGCAGGTGGTGGATCATGCGCTGGCGCTGAAGCCGGAGGATCGTCCGCAGTCGATTGACCAGATGGCCGCCGAGCTGGAGTTGCCGGTCACCGAGGTGAATGAGATTGCCAGTTCGCCGATGACCGCGCCAGCCGCGGTGCTGAACGCCGCCCACCCGGCCGCCGCCGCTGCGGTGCCGGTGGCGGAGGTGGTGGCTGCCAATCAGTCACGCGCCAGCCGCCCCTGGCTGGTGCTGGTAGCTGGCGGGCTGGTGCTGGCCGCCGTGGTCGCCGCCATCGCCTGGCTGGCGACCGGCTCGGGTGACGCGCAAGACCCGGCCACCGTGGATAACCGCGCCCCCGCCCCGGCCGCGCTGGCCCCGGCAACTGACAGCGGCGATGGCCCGGCGAGCAGCGCCACCGCCCCAGCCGCCCCCGGCACGCCGCTGGCGCAGGTCTATTTCCGTCTGCAACCCGATGAGCAGGTATTGCTGAACGGCCAGCCACAGGAGGTGAAGATCAACACCAGCGGCTTCGCGATGCTGTTCCTGCCGGCCGGTCACTACCAGCTGGAGATCCGCGCTGGCACCCAGCCACGCGGTAGCCAGACGCTGGAGATTGACCGGGCGGGAACATGGTTAATCGCCCCCAAGGGGGGGAGGTAA
- a CDS encoding YqcI/YcgG family protein, with protein sequence MLLRNGAIIRQSDLMMISNDASDVCPLRDWPIDAFRDVAARLSDKDFPCLFARHAWKSETLLFGLVSEDNTTADLVAAMQSLVTRTHQLPEEDRLYSPLLLIFERRDLNSLEEAQRFGWQQLQSLHDHDTHDWPSHIPQNPKESAWSFCFGGTEFFFNVSCPGHSQLRSRNLGKRPVFIVNPRAHFDILASQSDSKGIKIREKIRTRVCNYNNGYVPSELGFYGDSGSLEWKQYQLSEPGALNPVQCPLHIRKGKIPQ encoded by the coding sequence ATGCTTCTCAGGAACGGAGCCATTATCAGACAGTCTGATCTGATGATGATAAGCAATGATGCCAGCGACGTCTGTCCGCTAAGAGACTGGCCGATAGACGCATTTCGCGATGTCGCCGCACGGCTTAGCGACAAAGATTTTCCCTGCCTCTTTGCCCGTCATGCATGGAAATCGGAAACATTGCTATTCGGGCTGGTGAGTGAGGATAACACCACGGCGGACTTGGTGGCCGCTATGCAGAGTCTGGTGACACGGACCCATCAACTGCCGGAAGAAGACAGGCTTTACAGCCCGTTATTGCTGATTTTTGAGCGCCGCGACCTGAATTCACTTGAAGAGGCCCAGCGGTTTGGATGGCAGCAGTTGCAGAGCCTTCACGATCATGACACACACGACTGGCCATCACATATTCCGCAGAATCCTAAAGAGAGTGCGTGGTCATTTTGTTTTGGCGGCACGGAGTTCTTTTTCAATGTCAGCTGCCCCGGACACTCGCAACTCAGAAGCAGGAATCTGGGGAAACGCCCCGTCTTCATCGTTAACCCCAGAGCGCATTTCGACATTCTGGCCAGCCAGAGCGATTCTAAGGGAATAAAAATTAGGGAAAAAATCCGAACACGCGTCTGCAATTACAATAACGGTTATGTCCCTTCAGAGCTGGGTTTCTATGGTGATTCGGGCAGTCTGGAATGGAAACAGTATCAGCTAAGCGAACCCGGTGCGCTTAATCCGGTGCAGTGTCCGTTACACATACGTAAGGGAAAAATACCGCAATGA
- a CDS encoding LysE family translocator, translating to MNMTLLSAYIFSVMMLLLTPGPVVALITGTAARYGYRSAFATAVGTNGASLILIALATLMLRGVVSLSPVWLSFLGLAGSVYIGYSALQNLCSTPQPGAMESGTDTQRRGSFLRGFATGLSNPKDILFFVSFFPQFIAVTQDFTTSVLTLCLVWVIFDFAILTLYILTVRKWMSARHGRKIEITSSLFLLTVAGCGSVYNVFELTHSLHLWGI from the coding sequence ATGAACATGACCCTTTTGAGCGCATATATTTTTTCTGTGATGATGCTGCTTCTCACCCCTGGCCCGGTTGTGGCACTCATAACCGGCACCGCTGCCCGTTATGGTTATCGAAGCGCGTTTGCCACTGCTGTCGGGACGAACGGGGCTTCCCTCATTCTGATTGCGCTGGCCACACTGATGCTGAGAGGCGTGGTTTCCCTGTCTCCTGTCTGGCTGAGCTTTCTCGGACTGGCAGGTTCTGTTTATATAGGGTATTCGGCACTACAGAATCTTTGCAGCACCCCGCAGCCGGGTGCAATGGAGAGCGGGACAGATACTCAGCGCCGGGGAAGTTTTCTGCGGGGCTTTGCTACAGGACTTTCTAATCCGAAAGACATTCTATTTTTTGTCTCATTCTTTCCTCAGTTTATTGCCGTGACACAGGATTTCACCACCAGTGTTCTGACGCTGTGTCTGGTGTGGGTAATTTTCGACTTCGCCATACTGACGCTCTACATTCTGACCGTGAGAAAATGGATGTCTGCCAGACATGGCAGGAAAATAGAGATCACGTCATCGCTTTTTTTGCTTACCGTGGCGGGGTGCGGGAGCGTTTACAACGTTTTCGAGTTAACGCATAGCCTGCATTTATGGGGTATATAA
- a CDS encoding aldo/keto reductase has protein sequence MVTQAPFIKLNNGVEMPALGLGVYLSSPQETVSAVASAIQSGYSLIDTAKAYHNEAQVGEALAESDVPRADMFITTKLFNGDYGFESTLKAFDESLKKLKLDYLDLYLLHWPTKNWEATLHSYKALEKLYAEGRVRAIGVCNFMEDQLEALISQADVVPAVNQVELHPYFAQKSLVAFNKAHDITTEAWSPIGGVKNYGNWNNYGGSKDPLNESAVTAIARAKDKSPAQVILRWHYQNGIVAIPKSVNAGRIAENINVFDFSLSQSEMLQLDHLDAGLRAGPHPKDVDTTSFSELA, from the coding sequence ATGGTTACGCAGGCCCCTTTCATCAAACTCAACAACGGCGTGGAAATGCCTGCACTTGGTCTGGGCGTTTATCTCTCTTCGCCTCAGGAGACAGTCAGTGCGGTCGCAAGCGCAATCCAGAGTGGATATAGCCTGATCGATACAGCGAAAGCTTATCATAATGAAGCACAGGTAGGCGAAGCACTGGCAGAAAGTGATGTGCCCCGCGCTGACATGTTTATTACCACCAAGCTTTTCAATGGCGACTATGGCTTTGAATCAACCTTAAAGGCTTTCGATGAGAGTTTGAAAAAGCTGAAGCTAGATTACCTTGATCTCTATCTTCTGCACTGGCCAACTAAAAACTGGGAAGCCACGCTTCATTCCTATAAAGCGCTTGAAAAGCTCTATGCGGAAGGCCGGGTGCGCGCCATTGGCGTCTGTAACTTTATGGAAGACCAGCTGGAAGCACTGATATCACAGGCTGATGTAGTGCCAGCTGTCAATCAGGTTGAACTTCACCCTTATTTTGCGCAGAAATCTCTAGTAGCCTTTAATAAGGCTCACGACATCACTACCGAAGCATGGTCCCCGATTGGCGGCGTCAAAAACTATGGCAATTGGAATAACTATGGCGGAAGTAAAGATCCCCTGAATGAATCAGCGGTGACAGCCATTGCGCGGGCGAAGGATAAATCGCCGGCTCAGGTCATTCTTCGCTGGCACTATCAGAATGGCATTGTCGCCATCCCCAAATCCGTTAACGCCGGGCGGATTGCTGAAAATATCAACGTGTTTGACTTCTCTCTCAGCCAAAGCGAAATGCTGCAGCTTGACCATCTCGATGCAGGTCTCCGCGCTGGCCCTCATCCAAAAGACGTTGATACTACTAGCTTCTCAGAGCTGGCCTGA